Proteins from a genomic interval of Mycolicibacterium grossiae:
- a CDS encoding TetR/AcrR family transcriptional regulator has protein sequence MRDRVTTSRRQSTETALQDAARQVFAEKGYLNTTITDITRRAGRSAGSFYNYYDTKQQLLTALLAAFPRRIVDRALDDLGTDWRATVEAAVRAYVRTFRDYLPEMIGAFQLAMTDAEAALWWRSMRKQGIDAVLALVDSVEADGVTVDLDHGTFASAIVSMLESYCWTWLAAGGDDGPTEYDEETAVRTIATMWQRAMVGPSGP, from the coding sequence GTGCGCGACCGGGTGACGACGTCGCGTCGGCAGAGCACCGAGACGGCCCTGCAGGACGCCGCGCGGCAGGTCTTCGCCGAGAAGGGCTACCTGAACACCACCATCACCGACATCACCCGTCGCGCAGGCAGATCCGCAGGATCGTTCTACAACTACTACGACACCAAGCAGCAGTTGCTCACCGCGCTGCTGGCCGCGTTCCCGCGACGGATCGTCGACCGGGCGCTCGACGACCTCGGCACCGACTGGCGCGCCACCGTGGAAGCCGCCGTCCGGGCCTACGTCCGCACGTTCCGGGACTACCTACCGGAGATGATCGGCGCCTTTCAACTCGCCATGACCGACGCCGAGGCGGCGCTGTGGTGGCGATCGATGCGCAAGCAGGGCATCGACGCCGTGCTGGCACTCGTCGATTCCGTGGAGGCCGATGGCGTCACCGTGGACCTCGATCACGGCACCTTCGCGTCGGCGATCGTCTCGATGCTGGAGTCCTACTGCTGGACCTGGCTCGCGGCCGGGGGAGACGACGGTCCGACGGAGTACGACGAGGAGACCGCCGTGCGCACGATCGCCACCATGTGGCAGCGCGCCATGGTGGGCCCGTCAGGACCGTAG
- a CDS encoding C40 family peptidase: MIGIATATLMTLVNQVSGTPYVTGGDSPAGTDCSGLASWVANAATGRPIYGDRFNTGNQESALLARGFKPGSEPGALVIGWNGRHTAVTLPDGTPVSSGEGGGVKVGGGGAFQPQFTHHMYLPVEAVSGADVPPPDAPPPPADPFAPPPPPPGEELPPPPGDVTLPSAPPEAIPAPGAELVPAPEPTPPPAGV; encoded by the coding sequence ATGATTGGTATCGCGACCGCAACGCTGATGACGCTCGTCAATCAGGTGTCCGGCACGCCCTACGTCACGGGCGGTGACTCGCCCGCCGGTACGGACTGCTCGGGCCTGGCCTCCTGGGTGGCCAACGCCGCCACCGGGCGTCCGATTTACGGCGACCGGTTCAACACCGGCAACCAGGAATCGGCCCTGCTGGCGCGCGGATTCAAGCCCGGCTCCGAGCCCGGCGCGTTGGTGATCGGGTGGAACGGTCGACACACCGCGGTGACGCTGCCCGACGGAACCCCGGTCTCCAGCGGCGAGGGCGGCGGCGTCAAGGTCGGTGGCGGTGGCGCCTTCCAGCCGCAGTTCACCCATCACATGTACCTGCCGGTCGAGGCGGTCAGCGGTGCCGACGTGCCACCGCCGGATGCCCCGCCTCCGCCCGCCGATCCCTTCGCGCCGCCGCCACCACCGCCGGGTGAAGAGTTGCCGCCGCCCCCGGGCGACGTCACCCTGCCGTCCGCGCCGCCGGAGGCGATCCCCGCGCCCGGCGCCGAGCTGGTGCCCGCACCGGAACCAACGCCGCCTCCGGCCGGCGTCTGA
- a CDS encoding SRPBCC family protein — protein MARLVLARSEHVLVECVPAPPALVRAFYSDLDALRAVHPLIESVHLLRQRQGAAGVERTHRVRDRIPFGPVTLPVVYTARVTVPAAGDLVTAARQFPGIRLDGVVSFEAADGGTRLTERLGVTAPRPLAGVTERRAIAAHAAMLAGIRAHFG, from the coding sequence ATCGCCCGCCTCGTTCTGGCGAGGAGCGAGCACGTCCTGGTCGAGTGCGTGCCCGCCCCGCCGGCGCTGGTGCGCGCGTTCTACTCCGACCTCGACGCGCTGCGTGCCGTGCACCCGCTGATCGAGTCCGTCCACCTGCTCCGGCAGCGCCAGGGAGCGGCCGGAGTCGAGCGGACCCACCGCGTCCGGGACCGCATCCCGTTCGGTCCGGTGACCCTGCCGGTCGTCTACACCGCCCGGGTGACCGTGCCCGCGGCGGGTGACCTGGTGACCGCGGCACGCCAGTTCCCCGGGATCCGCCTCGACGGCGTCGTGTCGTTCGAGGCGGCCGACGGGGGCACCCGCCTCACCGAGCGGCTCGGCGTCACGGCCCCGCGTCCGCTCGCCGGGGTCACCGAGCGCCGGGCGATCGCGGCCCACGCCGCGATGCTCGCCGGCATCCGCGCACACTTCGGCTGA
- a CDS encoding acyl-CoA synthetase, whose translation MTADAVTFALSDVFGTVAQALPEHDFLVWRGRRLTYAEADRRVTGFANYLASVGLGCHTERDGLAGHESGQDHLGIYLRNGNEYLEAMIGSFRARVAPFNVSYRYVEEELRYLLTDSKARALVYPAEFAPRVAAIRDRLPHLEVLIQVADASGHDLLPGAVDFETILDTPAPAAGLPASSGDDLYVLYTGGTTGMPKGVLWRQHDIFLSSMGGRPWGSDQPLRSYDELRAKAEASAGAMSILMIPPLMHGAAQWATFNMVTMGGRVVLPDDVERLRPADVLRLAERERVLSIPVVGDAIARPLIDEIEAGDYDLSGLLMFTNGGAPMSPTVRARILAALPHVMVMDAVGASESGAQMSTVNTAGAESTPAVFTPQSDTAVISADLDRVLGAGEGRGWLARRDLIPLGYLGDAAKTARTFPTIDGVRWSVPGDRANVLDDGRIELLGRDSVTINSGGEKIFVEEVERAVAGHPAVYDVVVVGRPSERWGSEVVAVVQFAEGADASDEDLVEACTRAIARYKIPKAFIRAEKIVRSPAGKADYRWAKEVATSGVRSE comes from the coding sequence GTGACCGCTGATGCCGTGACCTTCGCCCTCTCCGACGTCTTCGGGACGGTGGCGCAGGCCCTTCCGGAGCACGACTTCCTGGTGTGGCGGGGACGCCGGCTCACCTACGCCGAGGCCGACCGCCGGGTCACCGGCTTCGCCAACTACCTCGCCTCGGTCGGCCTGGGCTGTCACACCGAGCGTGACGGGCTCGCGGGCCACGAGTCCGGTCAGGACCACCTCGGCATCTACCTGCGCAACGGCAACGAGTACCTCGAGGCGATGATCGGCAGCTTCCGGGCCCGCGTCGCACCGTTCAACGTCAGCTACCGCTACGTCGAGGAGGAACTCCGCTACCTGCTCACCGACTCGAAGGCCCGCGCGCTCGTCTATCCCGCAGAGTTCGCGCCGCGGGTGGCGGCGATCCGCGACCGGCTGCCGCACCTCGAGGTGCTCATCCAGGTGGCCGACGCCTCGGGCCACGACCTGCTGCCGGGCGCCGTCGACTTCGAGACCATCCTGGACACCCCGGCACCGGCGGCCGGACTGCCGGCCTCGTCGGGAGACGACCTCTACGTCCTCTACACCGGCGGCACCACCGGCATGCCGAAGGGCGTGCTGTGGCGCCAGCACGACATCTTCCTGTCGTCGATGGGCGGCCGCCCGTGGGGCAGCGACCAACCGCTGCGGTCCTACGACGAACTGCGCGCCAAGGCGGAGGCGTCCGCGGGCGCCATGTCGATCCTCATGATCCCGCCGCTCATGCACGGTGCCGCGCAGTGGGCGACCTTCAACATGGTCACGATGGGCGGCCGCGTGGTGCTGCCCGACGACGTCGAGCGGCTCCGACCCGCCGACGTCCTGCGGCTCGCCGAGCGCGAGCGCGTGCTGTCCATCCCGGTGGTCGGCGACGCCATCGCGCGGCCACTGATCGACGAGATCGAGGCCGGTGACTACGACCTGTCCGGGCTGCTGATGTTCACCAACGGCGGCGCGCCGATGTCACCGACGGTCCGCGCCCGGATCCTCGCCGCACTGCCGCACGTCATGGTGATGGACGCGGTCGGCGCCTCCGAGTCGGGCGCACAGATGAGCACCGTCAACACCGCCGGCGCGGAGTCGACGCCTGCGGTGTTCACCCCACAGTCGGACACCGCCGTCATCTCCGCCGACCTCGACCGCGTCCTGGGCGCCGGGGAGGGCCGCGGCTGGCTCGCGCGGCGCGACCTCATCCCCCTCGGCTACCTCGGCGACGCCGCCAAGACGGCGCGCACCTTCCCCACCATCGACGGCGTGCGCTGGTCGGTGCCCGGCGACCGCGCCAACGTCCTCGACGACGGCCGGATCGAACTGCTGGGCCGCGACTCGGTGACCATCAACTCCGGCGGCGAGAAGATCTTCGTCGAGGAGGTCGAACGCGCGGTGGCCGGTCACCCGGCGGTGTACGACGTCGTGGTGGTCGGCAGGCCGTCGGAGCGCTGGGGCAGTGAGGTGGTGGCCGTCGTGCAGTTCGCCGAGGGCGCCGACGCCAGCGACGAGGACCTCGTCGAGGCCTGCACCAGGGCCATCGCCCGCTACAAGATCCCGAAGGCCTTCATCCGCGCGGAGAAGATCGTCCGGTCCCCGGCGGGGAAGGCCGACTACCGCTGGGCCAAGGAGGTGGCGACCTCCGGCGTCAGGTCGGAGTGA
- a CDS encoding DUF732 domain-containing protein, whose translation MHLLSLATRGALLTAGVATAALLAAGPAAADPTGDAFLDAVNQAGVGLPGAANPGDAVALGQSVCPMLAEPGQTTADAAAKVADAAGMSLGPATMFTGMAISAFCPGVVAKLGAGESPLPFGLFGF comes from the coding sequence GTGCACCTTCTCTCCCTGGCGACGCGCGGCGCCCTGCTGACCGCCGGCGTCGCGACCGCGGCGCTGCTCGCAGCCGGCCCCGCTGCCGCCGACCCCACCGGTGACGCGTTCCTCGACGCGGTGAACCAGGCGGGCGTCGGGCTGCCCGGCGCCGCGAACCCCGGCGACGCGGTCGCGCTCGGTCAGTCCGTGTGCCCGATGCTCGCCGAGCCCGGCCAGACCACGGCCGACGCCGCGGCGAAGGTCGCCGACGCCGCCGGCATGTCCCTCGGCCCGGCCACCATGTTCACCGGCATGGCCATCTCCGCGTTCTGCCCCGGCGTCGTCGCCAAGCTCGGCGCCGGCGAATCGCCGCTTCCGTTCGGGCTCTTCGGGTTCTGA
- a CDS encoding SGNH/GDSL hydrolase family protein: MVEAFRRYVALGDSQTEGLWDGTDATGVYGFADRLAVRLDELHPGLRYANLAVRGRRIADVLDEQLPVALAMAPDLITTCIGMNDVTRPGRSFDRALVDLDHLHDRLAETGATVVTTTFPDLARILPVGRFIARRVVQINDVIRSAATRHGFRLVDLYVAPSMSDPQVWSDDRVHGSPAGHALFAEAAAEALDLPGSSHDWAMARPGIVMPGFRSRMYSQALWARNLLMPWVWRHVRGRSSGNGRGAKRPDLIEVGDLAVLADAR; encoded by the coding sequence GTGGTTGAGGCGTTCAGGCGGTACGTCGCGCTCGGCGACAGTCAGACCGAGGGGCTGTGGGACGGCACCGATGCGACCGGTGTGTACGGCTTCGCCGACCGGTTGGCGGTGCGGCTCGACGAACTGCACCCGGGTCTGCGGTACGCGAACCTCGCGGTGCGGGGCCGCCGGATCGCCGACGTGCTCGACGAGCAGCTTCCCGTCGCACTGGCCATGGCGCCCGACCTCATCACGACGTGCATCGGGATGAACGACGTGACCCGGCCGGGCCGCTCCTTCGACCGCGCGCTCGTCGACCTGGACCACCTGCACGACCGGCTGGCCGAGACCGGCGCCACGGTGGTCACGACGACGTTTCCCGACCTGGCCCGGATCCTGCCGGTGGGGCGGTTCATCGCCCGGCGCGTCGTCCAGATCAACGACGTCATCCGGTCGGCGGCGACGCGGCACGGGTTCCGGCTGGTCGACCTGTACGTGGCACCGTCGATGAGCGATCCGCAGGTGTGGAGCGACGACCGCGTGCACGGCTCGCCGGCTGGTCACGCGCTGTTCGCGGAGGCCGCCGCGGAGGCCCTCGACCTACCGGGTAGCAGCCACGACTGGGCGATGGCCCGGCCGGGAATCGTCATGCCGGGCTTCCGGTCACGGATGTACTCCCAGGCGCTGTGGGCGCGCAACCTGCTGATGCCGTGGGTGTGGCGGCACGTGCGCGGCCGCTCCAGCGGGAACGGACGGGGCGCGAAGCGGCCGGACCTGATCGAGGTCGGCGACCTCGCCGTGCTCGCGGACGCCCGCTAG
- a CDS encoding NUDIX domain-containing protein, which translates to MPKQSAGLLLYRVTDDGVEVLLGHPGGPFWARKDDGAWSIPKGEYPPEEDPWTAARREFREEIGFDAPDGPRHELPPVRQSGGKVVTAFAVRGDLDVTAQVSNTFELEWPKGSGRIREFPEVDRVAWLAVEEARSKMLKSQLPLLDALLAQLAAG; encoded by the coding sequence ATGCCGAAACAGAGCGCCGGGCTGCTGCTGTACCGCGTGACCGACGACGGCGTCGAGGTCCTCCTCGGCCATCCCGGCGGTCCCTTCTGGGCGCGCAAGGACGACGGCGCGTGGTCGATCCCCAAGGGCGAGTATCCGCCCGAGGAGGATCCGTGGACGGCGGCCCGCCGCGAGTTCCGCGAGGAGATCGGCTTCGACGCCCCCGACGGCCCCCGCCACGAGCTGCCGCCGGTGCGGCAGTCCGGCGGCAAGGTGGTCACCGCGTTCGCCGTGCGCGGCGACCTCGACGTCACCGCTCAGGTCAGCAACACCTTCGAGCTGGAGTGGCCGAAGGGGTCCGGCCGGATCAGGGAGTTCCCCGAAGTCGACCGGGTCGCGTGGCTCGCCGTCGAAGAGGCTCGGTCGAAGATGCTGAAGAGTCAACTGCCGCTGCTGGATGCGCTGCTGGCACAGCTCGCAGCCGGCTGA
- a CDS encoding PDR/VanB family oxidoreductase codes for MRLVSRLRELPAAPGGSGRAWSVGLADAAVTGLFALSGAIRKVAPPREVDRTIALTVAERTVVAHDQDVIALRLEAADGGPLPRWHPGSHIDVHLPSGRLRQYSLCGDPDDAHSYRIAVRRIPGGGGGSVEVHDDVAVGARVLTSGPRNAFPLTIPGYGSPAHRFRFIAGGIGITPILPMLAAAQRLGVDWSMIYAGRSADALPFLDELARFGDRIQIRTDDAHGLPTAADLLGDCPDGTTVYACGPAPMLTAVRTALVGRDDVELHFERFAAPPVVDGRAFDVRVASSGHTVGVGADETALTALVRAGVRVPYSCQQGFCGTCRTRVLSGAVEHRDTLLTDPERAAGLMLVCTSRADGDDALVLDL; via the coding sequence ATGCGGCTCGTCTCGCGGCTGCGCGAGCTGCCCGCCGCGCCCGGCGGCAGCGGCAGGGCGTGGTCGGTGGGACTGGCCGACGCCGCGGTGACCGGATTGTTCGCGCTGTCCGGCGCCATCCGCAAGGTGGCACCGCCGCGCGAGGTGGACCGGACGATTGCGCTGACGGTGGCCGAGCGCACCGTCGTCGCCCACGACCAGGACGTGATCGCGCTACGCCTCGAAGCCGCCGACGGCGGCCCGCTGCCGCGCTGGCATCCGGGATCGCACATCGACGTGCACCTGCCGAGCGGCCGGCTGCGGCAGTACTCGCTGTGCGGCGACCCGGACGATGCGCACTCCTACCGCATCGCCGTGCGCCGGATCCCCGGTGGCGGTGGCGGATCGGTCGAGGTGCACGACGACGTGGCCGTCGGCGCGCGCGTGCTGACCAGCGGTCCCCGCAACGCCTTCCCGCTGACCATTCCCGGCTACGGCTCGCCCGCCCACCGGTTCCGCTTCATCGCCGGCGGCATCGGCATCACGCCGATCCTGCCCATGCTGGCGGCCGCGCAACGGCTCGGGGTGGACTGGTCGATGATCTACGCCGGCCGCAGCGCGGACGCCTTGCCGTTCCTCGACGAACTCGCCCGGTTCGGCGATCGGATCCAGATCCGCACCGACGACGCGCACGGTCTGCCGACGGCCGCGGACCTGCTCGGCGACTGCCCGGACGGCACCACGGTGTACGCCTGCGGACCGGCCCCGATGCTCACGGCGGTGCGCACCGCGCTCGTCGGCCGCGACGACGTCGAGCTGCACTTCGAGCGGTTCGCGGCGCCGCCGGTCGTGGACGGCCGGGCGTTCGACGTCAGGGTCGCCTCGAGCGGTCACACCGTCGGCGTCGGCGCCGACGAGACGGCGCTGACGGCACTGGTGCGCGCCGGCGTCCGCGTCCCCTACTCCTGTCAGCAGGGCTTCTGCGGCACGTGCCGCACGCGGGTGCTCTCCGGTGCCGTCGAGCACCGGGACACGCTGCTCACCGACCCCGAACGCGCAGCCGGCCTGATGCTGGTGTGCACCTCGCGCGCCGACGGGGACGACGCCCTGGTGCTGGACCTCTAG
- a CDS encoding metal-dependent hydrolase has product MLRPQRFRTEIDPGPVQIQARKVHFDIVDTPLAWIPDHPVASHMVSLLNVVLPAAERWFVRTYDEALPFVRDPKLAEDIRGFIGQEATHADTHDKVLHDYMVAGGVDVAPLLDLVDYVFEKMLAPTDSPDPARRMNDLCDRLWLIAAIEHYTAVLGDFSLNCTWDDHGADPTLVDLFRWHGSEEVEHRMVAHDVATYFHDSYVDRIRAMTLAIGMMFFFFQRGTRYLVANDPSLDLGWWRMQRLRMRDSKLGLLPKFRKLFGGNTFTYFKPGFTPDEMGSTAQAVAYLASSPAARAAHL; this is encoded by the coding sequence ATGTTGCGTCCGCAGCGGTTCCGCACCGAGATCGATCCCGGTCCGGTGCAGATCCAGGCCCGCAAGGTGCACTTCGACATCGTCGACACGCCCTTGGCCTGGATTCCCGACCACCCGGTCGCCTCGCACATGGTCAGCCTGCTCAACGTCGTGCTGCCCGCCGCCGAGCGCTGGTTCGTCCGCACCTACGACGAGGCGTTGCCCTTCGTCCGCGACCCGAAGCTCGCCGAGGACATCCGTGGCTTCATCGGCCAGGAGGCGACGCACGCCGACACCCACGACAAGGTGCTGCACGACTACATGGTCGCCGGTGGGGTCGACGTCGCACCGCTGCTCGACCTCGTCGACTACGTCTTCGAGAAGATGCTCGCCCCGACCGACTCGCCCGATCCCGCGCGCCGGATGAACGACCTGTGCGACCGGCTGTGGCTGATCGCGGCCATCGAGCACTACACCGCCGTGCTGGGCGACTTCTCGCTGAACTGCACCTGGGACGACCACGGTGCCGACCCCACGCTCGTCGACCTGTTCCGCTGGCACGGCAGCGAGGAGGTCGAGCACCGGATGGTCGCCCACGACGTCGCGACGTACTTCCACGACAGCTACGTCGACCGGATCCGCGCCATGACGCTCGCGATCGGCATGATGTTCTTCTTCTTCCAGCGCGGCACGCGGTACCTGGTCGCCAACGATCCGTCGCTGGACCTCGGCTGGTGGCGCATGCAGCGCCTGCGGATGCGCGACTCGAAGCTCGGGCTGCTGCCGAAGTTCCGAAAGTTGTTCGGCGGCAACACCTTCACGTACTTCAAGCCCGGCTTCACGCCGGACGAGATGGGATCCACGGCCCAGGCGGTGGCCTACCTCGCGAGCAGTCCGGCGGCGCGGGCCGCGCACCTCTGA
- a CDS encoding MFS transporter, giving the protein MTGVEVDQLDARTTRRSRVAAAALFLTNGALFANLAPRLPEIKTDLALSNTAYGIVVAAFPAGALAAGLAAGALIRRFTSARAAVLGTLGIASMIVVAAAAPAPVLVAVALFLGGACDAVTDVAQNTQGLRVQRRYGRSIINSLHAIWSVGAVIGSAMAAGAIATGIPRQVHLAVTAVVFTTVAAVAFRFLLRGRDVTADEEADAAAVGGGRSPRIYVAVALLVLIAVAGALVEDAGSSWATLYLGGDLGAAGAIAVLGYIALLAFQFLGRLVGDRLVDRFGERAVVRTGGFVTAAGMGLALAFPSVPGTIAGFAAAGIGIATAIPAAMHAADRLPGLRPGAGLTAVAWLMRVGFVAAPPVVGAVADATSLRVGLLVVPLAGLVVFASAGVLSRRHPPARS; this is encoded by the coding sequence ATGACCGGCGTCGAGGTGGACCAGCTCGACGCCCGGACCACCCGACGCTCCCGGGTCGCCGCGGCCGCGCTGTTCCTCACCAACGGGGCGTTGTTCGCGAACCTCGCGCCACGGCTTCCGGAGATCAAGACCGACCTCGCGCTGTCGAACACGGCCTACGGCATCGTCGTCGCGGCGTTCCCCGCCGGCGCGCTGGCCGCGGGGCTGGCCGCCGGGGCGCTGATCCGCCGGTTCACCTCGGCACGCGCCGCGGTGCTGGGGACCCTCGGCATCGCGTCGATGATCGTGGTCGCCGCAGCGGCGCCGGCGCCGGTCCTGGTGGCCGTCGCACTGTTCCTCGGCGGCGCGTGCGATGCCGTCACCGACGTCGCGCAGAACACCCAGGGCTTGCGCGTGCAGCGCCGCTACGGCCGGTCGATCATCAACTCGCTGCACGCGATCTGGTCGGTCGGCGCTGTGATCGGCAGCGCGATGGCGGCCGGCGCGATCGCGACGGGCATCCCGCGTCAGGTGCACCTGGCGGTGACCGCCGTGGTGTTCACCACCGTCGCCGCCGTGGCGTTCCGGTTCCTGCTGCGCGGGCGCGACGTCACCGCCGACGAGGAAGCCGACGCGGCAGCCGTCGGCGGTGGACGCAGCCCACGGATCTACGTGGCCGTCGCGCTGCTGGTGCTCATCGCCGTGGCGGGCGCGCTGGTCGAGGATGCGGGCAGCTCGTGGGCCACCCTCTACCTCGGCGGCGACCTCGGCGCGGCGGGCGCGATCGCGGTGCTCGGCTACATCGCGCTGCTGGCGTTCCAGTTCCTCGGCCGACTCGTGGGCGATCGCCTGGTCGACCGGTTCGGCGAACGCGCCGTGGTGCGCACCGGAGGGTTCGTCACCGCGGCCGGGATGGGACTCGCGCTGGCGTTCCCCAGCGTGCCCGGCACCATCGCGGGCTTCGCCGCCGCGGGCATCGGCATCGCGACGGCCATCCCCGCCGCCATGCACGCCGCGGATCGTCTCCCGGGGTTGCGGCCGGGCGCCGGGCTCACCGCGGTCGCGTGGCTGATGCGGGTGGGTTTCGTGGCCGCCCCGCCGGTCGTCGGCGCGGTGGCCGACGCGACGAGCCTGCGCGTCGGGCTGCTGGTGGTGCCACTGGCCGGTCTCGTGGTGTTCGCGTCGGCCGGGGTGCTCAGTCGACGGCACCCGCCAGCTCGATCGTGA